The following proteins are encoded in a genomic region of Prochlorothrix hollandica PCC 9006 = CALU 1027:
- a CDS encoding MarR family winged helix-turn-helix transcriptional regulator, with protein sequence MAIPDPLPPPVATAEDPLLVGRSPLLRTADPQSPSLRTCTALAVTHGHWLAWVKAQLQPHGLSPNQWEILVALRQDPGLSMTALAQRVGVSKGGLTTLVNGLEAQHWIQRRSVVGNRRRLTVVLTPEGEQRFSQVFHSYTLALQQQLSQWHTPELELLRVLLTKLSTSLR encoded by the coding sequence ATGGCGATTCCTGATCCCCTACCGCCCCCGGTGGCTACTGCTGAGGATCCCCTGTTGGTGGGGCGATCGCCCCTGTTGCGCACTGCCGATCCCCAGTCCCCCAGCCTCCGCACCTGTACAGCCCTGGCGGTGACCCATGGCCATTGGTTGGCCTGGGTGAAGGCCCAACTCCAGCCCCATGGTCTCAGCCCCAACCAGTGGGAAATTTTGGTGGCTCTCCGGCAGGATCCAGGGTTATCGATGACGGCTCTGGCCCAACGGGTGGGGGTCAGTAAAGGGGGGCTGACCACCCTGGTCAATGGCCTGGAAGCCCAGCACTGGATCCAGCGGCGATCGGTGGTGGGGAACCGTCGCCGTTTAACCGTCGTGTTGACCCCTGAAGGAGAACAGCGCTTTAGCCAGGTGTTCCACAGTTATACCCTGGCCCTCCAGCAACAGTTGAGCCAATGGCATACCCCAGAATTGGAACTATTGCGGGTATTGCTGACGAAACTCAGTACCAGCTTGCGCTAG